The following coding sequences are from one Diospyros lotus cultivar Yz01 chromosome 7, ASM1463336v1, whole genome shotgun sequence window:
- the LOC127806344 gene encoding omega-6 fatty acid desaturase, chloroplastic isoform X2, producing MACSLADSTFLSAGPQQRLIQGGHKFSPLKTPGIYYLKWQNLSATRIKHQRHSILTRRTTVVKAVAVPVTSSPVDSSSSPAESAEYRKQLSEDYGFKQIGEPLPANVTLKDIVGTLPKEVFEIDDVKAWQSVLISVTSYVLGLVMISRAPWFLLPLAWAWTGTAITGFFVIGHDCAHKSFSRNKLVEDIVGTLAFLPLIYPYEPWRFKHDQHHAKTNMLNEDTAWHPVWKEEFDSSPILRKAIIYGYGPFRPWMSIAHWLLWHFNTKKFRPNEVKRVKISLACVFAFIAIGWPLIVFKTGIMGWIKFWLMPWLGYHFWMSTFTMVHHTAPHIPFRNSDDWNAAQAQLNGTVHCDYPHCI from the exons ATGGCTTGCAGTCTTGCAGATTCAACTTTCCTTTCCGCG GGCCCCCAGCAAAGGCTAATTCAAGGAGGCCACAAGTTTTCGCCGCTTAAAACTCCAG GCATCTATTATTTGAAGTGGCAAAATCTATCAGCAACAAGAATCAAACATCAGAGACATTCAATTCTGACAAGGAGAACTACAGTTGTTAAAGCTGTGGCAGTTCCAGTTACTTCCTCTCCAGTAGACAGCTCTTCATCTCCAGCAGAGAGTGCAGAATACAGAAAACAATTATCTGAGGACTATGGTTTTAAGCAAATTGGGGAACCACTTCCAGCAAATGTTACCTTGAAGGATATTGTTGGTACCCTTCCAAAGGAG gtGTTTGAGATTGATGATGTAAAAGCATGGCAATCAGTTCTCATATCTGTCACTTCATATGTCTTGGGGCTCGTCATGATCTCAAGAGCTCCATGGTTTCTGCTTCCTTTGGCATGGGCATGGACAGGGACTGCAATTACAGGG TTCTTTGTTATAGGCCATGATTGTGCACACAAATCATTTTCAAGGAACAAATTAGTGGAAGACATTGTAGGGACGCTGGCCTTTTTGCCATTGATATACCCATATGAGCCATGGCGTTTTAAGCACGATCAGCATCACGCAAAGACAAACAT GTTGAATGAAGATACAGCTTGGCACCCTGTTTGGAAAGAGGAGTTTGATTCATCCCCAATTTTACGAAAGGCAATTATATATGGCTATGGCCCATTTCGCCCTTGGATGTCTATAGCTCACTG GTTGTTGTGGCACTTCAACACAAAGAAGTTCAGGCCAAATGAAGTGAAGAGGGTGAAGATAAGCCTGGCTTGTGTTTTTGCTTTCATTGCTATTGGATGGCCATTGATTGTATTTAAGACTGGGATCATGGGATGGATCAAGTTCTGGTTAATGCCATGGTTGGGTTATCACTTTTGG aTGAGCACTTTCACCATGGTCCATCACACAGCACCTCATATACCTTTCAGAAATTCAGATGATTGGAATGCGGCTCAGGCTCAGCTCAATGGGACAGTTCACTGTGATTATCCTCATTG TATCTGA
- the LOC127806345 gene encoding BTB/POZ domain-containing protein At2g24240-like, translated as MGIQKDRVKFNVGGKIFETTATTLAIAGRNSFFGAMFDEDWNLQTDNSEERFIDRNPDCFAILLDLLRTGELYIPQNIPEKLLYREAQFYGLLDHVRAAKWGQFDGNRLRFSLSIAGQAPGDGTAIRAGPDGSCCVAHGSMVHVYDWMLEEHPPINLDYQRVNDVGWMDPKTIIVSACERLGRGGGGMALFKASTGELKHRFQVSHEDQVKSYTGGALSFSSDYKIFSSCKGRSNEYGIGVWDQITGKQIDFYYEPLGWSLGDADRLQWLHGANCLLVATLFPRKDNCYISLLDFREKSMVWAWSDIVTPATNERRTTDERRVRDAIAMDETSSICVVNEYEDLGFIDLRSTAGSLRWCSRSRLMKGKMPEEPCYPKLAWHEGQLFSSMNDSISVFCGPDWVLTSTLRRSYGGSICDFTIGGDRLFALHSEENVFDIWETPPPPIA; from the coding sequence ATGGGAATTCAGAAAGACAGAGTTAAGTTCAATGTTGGAGGTAAGATCTTTGAGACCACAGCAACAACTCTCGCTATTGCCGGCCGGAATTCCTTCTTCGGAGCAATGTTTGACGAGGATTGGAATCTTCAAACCGATAATTCCGAGGAACGGTTCATTGATCGGAACCCGGATTGCTTTGCTATACTCCTAGACCTCCTCAGAACAGGGGAGCTCTACATCCCCCAAAACATCCCAGAAAAGCTCCTATACAGAGAAGCCCAATTCTATGGCCTCCTTGACCATGTCAGAGCTGCCAAATGGGGCCAATTCGACGGCAACAGGCTCCGGTTTTCCCTGTCGATAGCCGGCCAGGCGCCGGGGGATGGCACGGCCATCCGGGCTGGCCCGGACGGTAGCTGCTGCGTAGCACACGGCAGCATGGTACATGTGTATGATTGGATGCTAGAAGAGCACCCTCCAATCAATCTTGATTACCAGAGGGTCAATGATGTTGGCTGGATGGATCCTAAGACCATCATTGTCAGTGCCTGCGAGCGGCTAGGCCGAGGTGGCGGCGGCATGGCTCTGTTCAAGGCCTCAACGGGCGAGCTCAAACACAGATTTCAGGTCTCACATGAGGATCAGGTGAAGAGCTACACAGGTGGTGCCTTGAGTTTTAGCTCAGATTACAAGATATTTTCTAGTTGTAAAGGGAGGAGCAATGAGTACGGGATTGGCGTTTGGGACCAGATCACAGGCAAGCAGATTGATTTCTATTATGAACCACTAGGGTGGTCACTTGGTGATGCAGACAGGCTGCAGTGGCTCCATGGTGCCAATTGTTTGTTGGTAGCTACTTTGTTTCCTAGGAAGGACAACTGTTACATTAGCTTGTTGGACTTTAGGGAAAAGAGCATGGTTTGGGCCTGGTCGGACATTGTAACTCCGGCAACTAATGAGAGGCGAACCACTGATGAGAGGCGGGTTCGGGATGCGATAGCTATGGATGAGACTAGTTCCATATGCGTGGTGAATGAGTATGAGGACTTAGGGTTCATAGATTTGAGAAGCACTGCTGGGAGCCTAAGATGGTGTTCAAGGAGTCGGCTAATGAAGGGGAAGATGCCGGAAGAACCTTGCTATCCTAAACTAGCATGGCATGAGGGACAGCTCTTCTCTTCTATGAATGATAGTATTTCAGTGTTCTGTGGCCCTGACTGGGTGTTAACTTCGACGCTCCGGCGCAGTTATGGAGGTTCAATCTGTGATTTCACAATTGGGGGTGATAGGCTTTTTGCTCTTCATAGTGAGGAGAATGTGTTTGATATATGGGagactcctcctcctccaattGCATAA
- the LOC127806344 gene encoding omega-6 fatty acid desaturase, chloroplastic isoform X1 has translation MACSLADSTFLSAGPQQRLIQGGHKFSPLKTPGIYYLKWQNLSATRIKHQRHSILTRRTTVVKAVAVPVTSSPVDSSSSPAESAEYRKQLSEDYGFKQIGEPLPANVTLKDIVGTLPKEVFEIDDVKAWQSVLISVTSYVLGLVMISRAPWFLLPLAWAWTGTAITGFFVIGHDCAHKSFSRNKLVEDIVGTLAFLPLIYPYEPWRFKHDQHHAKTNMLNEDTAWHPVWKEEFDSSPILRKAIIYGYGPFRPWMSIAHWLLWHFNTKKFRPNEVKRVKISLACVFAFIAIGWPLIVFKTGIMGWIKFWLMPWLGYHFWMSTFTMVHHTAPHIPFRNSDDWNAAQAQLNGTVHCDYPHWIEILCHNINVHIPHHISPRIPSYNLRAAHQSLHENWGKYLNEATWNWRLMKTIMTICHVYSKEKNYMGFDELAPEESHPIRFLKKVMPDYA, from the exons ATGGCTTGCAGTCTTGCAGATTCAACTTTCCTTTCCGCG GGCCCCCAGCAAAGGCTAATTCAAGGAGGCCACAAGTTTTCGCCGCTTAAAACTCCAG GCATCTATTATTTGAAGTGGCAAAATCTATCAGCAACAAGAATCAAACATCAGAGACATTCAATTCTGACAAGGAGAACTACAGTTGTTAAAGCTGTGGCAGTTCCAGTTACTTCCTCTCCAGTAGACAGCTCTTCATCTCCAGCAGAGAGTGCAGAATACAGAAAACAATTATCTGAGGACTATGGTTTTAAGCAAATTGGGGAACCACTTCCAGCAAATGTTACCTTGAAGGATATTGTTGGTACCCTTCCAAAGGAG gtGTTTGAGATTGATGATGTAAAAGCATGGCAATCAGTTCTCATATCTGTCACTTCATATGTCTTGGGGCTCGTCATGATCTCAAGAGCTCCATGGTTTCTGCTTCCTTTGGCATGGGCATGGACAGGGACTGCAATTACAGGG TTCTTTGTTATAGGCCATGATTGTGCACACAAATCATTTTCAAGGAACAAATTAGTGGAAGACATTGTAGGGACGCTGGCCTTTTTGCCATTGATATACCCATATGAGCCATGGCGTTTTAAGCACGATCAGCATCACGCAAAGACAAACAT GTTGAATGAAGATACAGCTTGGCACCCTGTTTGGAAAGAGGAGTTTGATTCATCCCCAATTTTACGAAAGGCAATTATATATGGCTATGGCCCATTTCGCCCTTGGATGTCTATAGCTCACTG GTTGTTGTGGCACTTCAACACAAAGAAGTTCAGGCCAAATGAAGTGAAGAGGGTGAAGATAAGCCTGGCTTGTGTTTTTGCTTTCATTGCTATTGGATGGCCATTGATTGTATTTAAGACTGGGATCATGGGATGGATCAAGTTCTGGTTAATGCCATGGTTGGGTTATCACTTTTGG aTGAGCACTTTCACCATGGTCCATCACACAGCACCTCATATACCTTTCAGAAATTCAGATGATTGGAATGCGGCTCAGGCTCAGCTCAATGGGACAGTTCACTGTGATTATCCTCATTG GATAGAGATCCTTTGTCATAATATCAATGTTCACATCCCTCATCATATCTCTCCTAGAATACCGAGCTATAATTTGCGGGCAGCTCATCAGTCTCTCCATGAGAACTGGGGAAAG TATCTGAATGAGGCTACGTGGAATTGGCGTCTGATGAAGACCATAATGACAATATGTCATGTTTACAGTAAGGAGAAAAACTATATGGGCTTTGATGAACTTGCTCCCGAGGAGTCCCACCCTATAAGGTTTCTCAAAAAAGTAATGCCTGATTATGCTTAA